Genomic segment of Candidatus Eisenbacteria bacterium:
CACGAGACCCTCCCCTGCTTCCTATCCAAGATTGGCGGCTCGGTTCCCGAGAGGAGCCGCTCGATATTGGCCTTGTGGCGCACGATTACGAGGAGCGCCACCACCGCCGCGATCACGCTGAGCAGCACGCGGTGGGGGTCGCCCCGGAGAAGGAGCAGGACGAGGAACGGATACGCGAGCGCGGCGCCGATCGAGCCCACCGAAACCCTACGCGTAAGGAGCACGAGCAGGATCCAGAGCCCGAGGGCGAGGAGCGTGGGGGTGGGAGCGATCGCGAGAAAGACGCCGAGGCTCGCCGCGACACCGCGCCCGCCCCGGAAGCCGAGCCAGGGGGAAAACACGTGCCCCACGATCGCCGCCATGCCGCCCGCGATCTTCGCCACGAGGAGCGTATCCGGCGAGGCATCCCCGCCCGCGGCGCGGACCAGGAGGACCGGAATCAGCGCCGCGAGGAAGCCCTTCGCCGCGTCGAGCGCGAACACGAGGATTCCCCAGCGGGCCCCGAGAACGCGGTACGCGTTGGTCGCTCCGACATTCCGGCTGCCCGCCGTTCGCAGGTCGACGCCGCGGGCGCGACCGATCCAGAGGCCGGACGGAAGGCCGCCGAGGAGAAACCCGATCAGAGTGGAGGTCACGAGGAGTGGTATCGGCGTCTCCGCGCTACGGCGGGGGAAGGCCCGCCTATTGGCTCCGCTTCCAGTCGAGCACGATCGGAATCCCCTGGAAGCCGAAACGCTCCCTCAAACCACGCTCCAGGTAACTTACATAATTCTTGATCCGATATCGAGGATTGTTCACATACAAAGCGAAGGTGGGCGGTTTGGTGGAGGTCTGCGCCGCGTAATAGAACTTGAGGTGCTTTCCGGCCGGCGTGGCGGGCGGCCGGACGCGGTTCAGGATGTCGTGCACCGCCTTGTTGAGCTCGGGCGTGGGGATCAATCGAGAGTACTCGCGGTAGACCCGTTCGGAGGCGGGGAGAATCTTCGCGACGCCCGCGCCCGTCTTCGCAGACACGTAGAGGCGTGGGGCGTGCTCCAGGAAGGGGTACATCCGCGTGAATTCCTCCTCGATCGCCTCCCTCGTGGCGGACGGGTCCGAGACGAGATCCCACTTGTTGAAGACCACGACGATCGCTTTCGTACGCTCTTCCGCGAGCGACGCGAGGCGTGCCTCCTGCTTGGCCGGCTCCCGGGAGACATCCACCACCAGGACCACGATGTCGGCCCTGGAAATCGCGCGCAGCGCGCGGGTTATGCCGTAAAACTCGACGGGATCGTGCACTTTGGATTCGCGCCGCATGCCGGCCGTATCGACGAGCACATAGGTCCGGGAACCGTGCCGGATCGTGGTGTCGACGGCGTCCCGCGTGGTGCCTGGCGCCTCGTCCACGACCATCCGCTCCTGGCCCACGAGCCGATTCACGAGCGAGGATTTCCCGACGTTGGGACGGCCCACCACGGCGATTCGGACCGCGTCCGGATCGAGCGCCGCGGGCTCCGCTCCCGGCAGGGCCGAGGTGATGAGATCGAGGAGGTCCCCGGACATGCGACCGTGGAGCGCCGAGACGGGAACCGGATCGCCCAACCCCAGGGCATAGTACTCGGCCAGCTCCGCCTGGGGCCGGGAGGTGTCCACCTTGTTCACGACGAGCACCGCCGGCCGTCCGCGCTTGCGGATGCGATCGGCAACCTCGAGGTCCAGCGGCGTGACGCCCTCCTTCCAGTCCAGCACGAGGAGGGTGAGGTCCGCTTCATCGATCGCGTATTCCGTCTGCCTCATGATCTGACGTTGAATGGGCTGCGCGCTCAGGGGATCGATCCCGCCGGTATCCACGAGCAGAAACGTCCGGCCGTTCCACGTCGCCTCGGCGTAATGGCGATCCCGCGTCAAGCCGGGAAGCTCGTCGACGATGGCCTGGCGCTGACCCAGAATTCGGTTGAAGAGGGTGGATTTCCCGACGTTCGGGCGGCCTACGACGGCGACGATCGGCAGCATGGCCACGCTCAAGCGCGTGACGAATCGAAGCCGATCTGGATCGGAATTCCGAGCGCCTTTCCCAGATCGCTCCGGGTGCGATCGTCGAGGAAAAGCTCCTCTTCCTTGAGGCAGTTGGGAGGGAGAAGCACCCGGTCGAAGGGACCCCTCGCTTCGAGGGCGCGCTGGATGTCCGCGCCCACGAGGAGCCCGCTCACGGTCACGGTGTCGCCGAAGTATTCGTTCCGCACGACGCAGAGGGAGGCGTCGACCGAGGCGGGACGGCGCTCCTCGAGGAGGCGCTCCATCGTCGGCGCGGCGCTCGCGCCGGTCACGATCGCGACCCGCTCGCGCCTTCCGTTTCGCGCACGAACCGTGTCCTTGCCGGAGAGCCACCGGTCCATCGTCTGGCGGAGCATGCCGATCCCGTTTTCGAGCTGCGGGAACCCTTCATAGGCGGCCGCCGGGGGCACCTCTTCCCCCGCCAGCGTGTACATCTCGTCCGCGGCGAATACGACCCTTGTCTTCATGCGGCGCACGAAATCCTTCTGGAATCGGTGCACCTCCCGGAGCGCGGCGACGGCATCCTCGCGGGTGAAGACCCGGAGCTGCGGGAGCCGCTCGCGGTGCTTCGTGAGCCCCACCGGCACGACCGCGATCGTCGCCACTCCCGGGTGGCGGCCGGCGAGCTCCACGATCGATTTCGTGAGGACCGCCCCGTCATTCAGGCCCGGGCAGA
This window contains:
- the plsY gene encoding glycerol-3-phosphate 1-O-acyltransferase PlsY codes for the protein MPLLVTSTLIGFLLGGLPSGLWIGRARGVDLRTAGSRNVGATNAYRVLGARWGILVFALDAAKGFLAALIPVLLVRAAGGDASPDTLLVAKIAGGMAAIVGHVFSPWLGFRGGRGVAASLGVFLAIAPTPTLLALGLWILLVLLTRRVSVGSIGAALAYPFLVLLLLRGDPHRVLLSVIAAVVALLVIVRHKANIERLLSGTEPPILDRKQGRVS
- the der gene encoding ribosome biogenesis GTPase Der — translated: MLPIVAVVGRPNVGKSTLFNRILGQRQAIVDELPGLTRDRHYAEATWNGRTFLLVDTGGIDPLSAQPIQRQIMRQTEYAIDEADLTLLVLDWKEGVTPLDLEVADRIRKRGRPAVLVVNKVDTSRPQAELAEYYALGLGDPVPVSALHGRMSGDLLDLITSALPGAEPAALDPDAVRIAVVGRPNVGKSSLVNRLVGQERMVVDEAPGTTRDAVDTTIRHGSRTYVLVDTAGMRRESKVHDPVEFYGITRALRAISRADIVVLVVDVSREPAKQEARLASLAEERTKAIVVVFNKWDLVSDPSATREAIEEEFTRMYPFLEHAPRLYVSAKTGAGVAKILPASERVYREYSRLIPTPELNKAVHDILNRVRPPATPAGKHLKFYYAAQTSTKPPTFALYVNNPRYRIKNYVSYLERGLRERFGFQGIPIVLDWKRSQ
- a CDS encoding DUF512 domain-containing protein yields the protein MIGLSDPFTVAAVDPNGLAFRLGIRRGERIVAINDVPLHDEIDFAAQSSEEFLRIRILAKDGATRDVEGRREYGVPFGAEFEARQPKRCHNNCVFCFVYQHPKGVRRELLIKDDDYVFSFVHGNFITLTNLSEIEFQRIIDERLSPLYVSVHATDPEVRVRMMKNPKSGKILEQIDRLCAAGIEIHTQLVICPGLNDGAVLTKSIVELAGRHPGVATIAVVPVGLTKHRERLPQLRVFTREDAVAALREVHRFQKDFVRRMKTRVVFAADEMYTLAGEEVPPAAAYEGFPQLENGIGMLRQTMDRWLSGKDTVRARNGRRERVAIVTGASAAPTMERLLEERRPASVDASLCVVRNEYFGDTVTVSGLLVGADIQRALEARGPFDRVLLPPNCLKEEELFLDDRTRSDLGKALGIPIQIGFDSSRA